The following proteins are co-located in the bacterium genome:
- a CDS encoding transposase has translation MYASYDGSAGGQPPYDPQMMVSLLLYAYCVGIVSSRKVDGLAKSPSMRPARGAQINDSNRKSMTSCAWEGRPDR, from the coding sequence ATTTACGCATCCTATGACGGTTCGGCCGGCGGGCAGCCACCCTACGACCCCCAGATGATGGTGAGCTTGCTGCTTTACGCCTACTGCGTGGGGATCGTTTCCTCGCGCAAGGTTGATGGACTCGCAAAAAGTCCATCAATGCGCCCCGCGCGGGGCGCCCAAATCAATGACTCGAACCGTAAGTCAATGACAAGCTGCGCCTGGGAAGGGCGCCCGGATCGATGA